A window of Streptomyces gilvosporeus contains these coding sequences:
- a CDS encoding MFS transporter, with protein sequence MPGNGEAVTRRTEARSGEVGPEFALSRRVVVLFAVACGAAVANVYFSQPLLVTMGHDLAMSPALVGSVVTLTQVGYGLGLFFLVPLGDVADRRRLIVAQLLFLVVALTVVAAARTAATLLAGMAATGLLAVVTQTLVAFAASLAPPAGRGRVVGLVTSGVVIGILLARTASGLIADLAGWRSVYLASASLTALLALVLYRVLPRHADAPPATLRYGQLLRSTITLFAREQLLWQRALFGLLIFASFSTLWSSIALPLSEAPYFLSHSAIGALGLIGVAGALAATVAGRLNDRGLSRRTTGIALALLAASWLPLAFTRSSLWALFIGVILLDLAVQAVHVTNQTLIYALHPEAGSRLIGGYMVFYAIGSATGALAATSLYAMAGWGAVCVLGAAFSCLGLVLWAFTRHRPPGPAAKTASRGDG encoded by the coding sequence ATGCCCGGCAACGGTGAGGCCGTGACGCGACGAACCGAGGCCCGAAGCGGGGAGGTTGGTCCCGAGTTCGCCCTGTCCCGTCGCGTCGTCGTCCTGTTCGCCGTCGCCTGCGGGGCCGCGGTGGCCAACGTCTACTTCTCCCAGCCGCTCCTGGTGACCATGGGCCACGACCTCGCCATGAGCCCGGCACTTGTCGGCAGCGTGGTCACCCTCACGCAGGTCGGATACGGGCTGGGGCTCTTCTTCCTCGTGCCGCTGGGCGACGTGGCCGACCGCAGACGGCTCATCGTGGCCCAACTGCTGTTCCTGGTCGTGGCGTTGACTGTGGTGGCCGCCGCCCGCACGGCGGCGACCCTGCTCGCGGGCATGGCCGCGACGGGACTTCTCGCGGTCGTCACGCAGACGCTGGTGGCCTTCGCGGCGTCACTGGCCCCGCCCGCCGGGCGCGGACGGGTCGTCGGCCTGGTCACCAGCGGCGTGGTCATCGGCATCCTGCTCGCCCGCACCGCATCCGGCCTCATCGCCGATCTCGCGGGCTGGCGCTCCGTCTACCTGGCCTCGGCGTCGCTCACTGCCCTGCTCGCCCTGGTCCTGTACCGAGTGCTGCCGCGCCACGCCGACGCGCCACCGGCAACCCTGCGCTACGGACAGCTCCTGCGCTCCACGATCACCCTGTTCGCACGGGAGCAACTGCTGTGGCAGCGGGCCCTGTTCGGGCTGCTGATCTTCGCTTCCTTCAGCACCCTGTGGAGCAGCATCGCCCTGCCGCTCAGCGAGGCCCCGTACTTCCTGTCCCACAGCGCCATCGGGGCGCTCGGGCTGATCGGCGTCGCCGGTGCGCTGGCCGCGACTGTGGCGGGCCGCCTGAACGACCGCGGACTCTCCCGGCGGACGACGGGCATCGCCCTGGCCCTGCTCGCCGCCTCCTGGCTGCCCTTGGCCTTCACCCGCAGCTCGCTCTGGGCCCTGTTCATCGGCGTGATCCTTCTCGACCTTGCCGTCCAGGCCGTCCATGTCACCAACCAGACCCTGATCTATGCGCTGCACCCGGAGGCGGGCAGCCGGCTGATCGGCGGATACATGGTCTTCTACGCGATCGGCAGCGCCACCGGCGCCCTCGCCGCGACCTCCCTCTACGCGATGGCGGGCTGGGGAGCCGTATGCGTGCTGGGCGCCGCGTTCAGCTGCCTCGGGCTCGTGCTGTGGGCGTTCACCCGACACCGCCCTCCGGGTCCCGCCGCCAAGACGGCCTCTCGCGGCGACGGTTGA
- a CDS encoding winged helix-turn-helix transcriptional regulator: MVTRTRFDDSECPVARSVDAIGDWWSLLIVRDAFDGSRRFGEFQRSLGVAKNILTARLRTLVAGGVLASVPASDGSAYREYVLTPKGEALFPVIVALRQWGEQHFFAPGEPHSELVDRRGGHRLRALEVRSADGRLLNPDDTAVHKVSTQ; the protein is encoded by the coding sequence ATGGTGACCAGGACGCGCTTCGACGACAGCGAATGCCCCGTCGCCCGGTCGGTGGACGCGATCGGCGACTGGTGGTCCCTGCTGATCGTGCGGGACGCCTTCGACGGAAGCCGGCGCTTCGGGGAGTTCCAGCGCAGCCTCGGCGTGGCGAAGAACATCCTCACCGCGCGCCTGCGCACCCTGGTCGCCGGCGGTGTCCTCGCATCCGTCCCCGCCTCGGACGGCAGCGCCTACCGCGAGTACGTACTGACCCCGAAGGGCGAGGCGCTCTTCCCCGTCATCGTGGCGCTGCGGCAGTGGGGCGAACAGCACTTCTTCGCACCCGGCGAACCGCATTCGGAGTTGGTCGACCGCCGAGGGGGCCATCGCCTCCGCGCACTGGAAGTGCGCTCCGCGGACGGGCGACTGTTGAACCCCGACGACACCGCCGTCCACAAGGTCTCCACCCAGTGA
- a CDS encoding erythromycin esterase family protein produces the protein MRLLPARPRLLALGEPTHGEDTLLDLRNELFRQLVEEEGYRTLTIESDCMAGLVVDDYVTSGTGTLDEVMERGFSHGWGASAANRELVRWMRAHNIRVDNDGRPASERLRFAGFDGPLEMAAAASPRQALTALHGYLAARVDAELLPCTAHTLDRLLGADDRWTDPAVMMDPAQSVGQSDDARQLRLLADDLVALLDMQAPHLRATTSRDDWDRARLYGRTATGLLGYHHWMADTSPARLTRLCAQRDLMMAHNLLALAERDPVLVHAHNGHLQREKSSMRMGGTRLEWWSAGALVSDRLGEEYAFIATALGTIRHQGVDTPPPDTLEGLLYALPEDRCVLDTPRLATTLGDTRPAPRVSPWFGYAPYDPAHLEGTDGIVFVKDVPGQRG, from the coding sequence ATGAGGCTGCTCCCGGCCCGGCCGCGGCTGCTCGCCCTGGGCGAGCCCACCCATGGCGAGGACACCCTGCTCGACCTGCGCAACGAACTCTTCCGGCAGCTCGTCGAGGAGGAGGGCTACCGGACCCTCACGATCGAGAGCGACTGCATGGCGGGCCTGGTCGTGGACGACTACGTCACCTCGGGTACGGGCACCCTCGACGAGGTCATGGAGCGCGGATTCAGCCACGGGTGGGGCGCGTCCGCGGCCAACCGCGAACTGGTGCGCTGGATGCGCGCCCACAACATCCGCGTCGACAACGACGGCCGGCCCGCGTCCGAGCGGCTCCGCTTCGCCGGTTTCGACGGCCCGCTGGAGATGGCCGCCGCCGCGAGCCCCCGGCAGGCCCTCACCGCACTCCACGGCTATCTCGCGGCCCGGGTGGACGCGGAGCTGCTGCCCTGCACCGCGCACACCCTCGACCGCCTGCTCGGCGCCGACGACCGGTGGACCGATCCCGCCGTGATGATGGACCCGGCCCAGTCCGTGGGGCAGTCGGACGACGCCCGCCAACTCCGGTTGCTCGCCGATGACTTGGTGGCGCTGCTCGACATGCAGGCACCACATCTGCGCGCCACGACCTCGCGGGACGACTGGGACCGGGCGCGCCTGTACGGGCGCACCGCGACCGGCCTGCTGGGCTACCACCACTGGATGGCCGACACCTCACCGGCCCGCCTGACCCGGCTGTGCGCGCAGCGGGATCTGATGATGGCCCACAACCTCCTCGCCCTCGCCGAACGGGACCCGGTACTCGTCCACGCCCACAACGGCCATCTCCAGCGGGAGAAGAGCTCGATGCGGATGGGCGGGACGCGGCTGGAGTGGTGGAGCGCCGGTGCGCTCGTGAGCGACCGGCTCGGCGAGGAGTACGCCTTCATTGCCACGGCCCTGGGCACGATCCGGCACCAGGGAGTGGACACGCCGCCGCCGGACACCCTCGAAGGACTCCTGTACGCGCTCCCGGAGGACCGCTGCGTCCTCGACACCCCGCGGCTGGCCACCACCCTCGGCGACACACGGCCCGCGCCCCGCGTGTCCCCCTGGTTCGGCTACGCCCCGTACGACCCGGCCCACTTGGAAGGCACCGACGGCATCGTGTTCGTCAAGGACGTCCCGGGACAGCGCGGTTGA
- a CDS encoding DinB family protein: MKIPDRRIELFTGTGSGDRFSGPATGDERSMLVAMLDAQRATLRLKCAGLGPELALRSVSPSSLSLLGLVRHLADVERRWFRAVLAGQDVELRFSSPDVPEGDFDGAAPGPEVVEASWAAWHAEVAFAETFVAEASHLDIEGHDPWRGTVSLRWVLVHMIEEYARHNGHADLIRERIDGAVGV; encoded by the coding sequence ATGAAGATTCCCGACCGACGGATCGAACTGTTCACCGGCACCGGCAGCGGGGACCGGTTCAGCGGCCCCGCGACCGGTGACGAACGGAGCATGCTGGTGGCCATGCTGGACGCCCAGCGCGCCACCCTGAGGCTGAAGTGTGCCGGTCTGGGACCGGAGTTGGCCCTGCGATCCGTGTCCCCGTCCTCGCTCTCCCTGCTCGGCCTCGTGCGTCACCTCGCCGACGTGGAGCGCCGCTGGTTCCGGGCGGTGCTCGCCGGGCAGGATGTCGAGCTGCGCTTCTCCTCCCCCGACGTCCCCGAGGGCGACTTCGACGGCGCGGCTCCCGGCCCCGAGGTCGTCGAGGCGTCCTGGGCGGCCTGGCACGCCGAAGTCGCCTTCGCGGAGACGTTCGTCGCCGAGGCGTCGCATCTGGACATCGAGGGTCACGACCCTTGGCGGGGCACGGTCTCCCTGCGCTGGGTGCTCGTCCACATGATCGAGGAGTACGCCCGTCACAACGGGCACGCCGATCTGATCCGCGAACGCATCGACGGAGCGGTCGGGGTGTGA
- a CDS encoding phytanoyl-CoA dioxygenase family protein, whose translation MVFEAQHFDELAERGYCIIENYLDPETVQSLRKASQDILVPEVGDTMPPSLFLGNPQLRDALFSDTLRETVADLNDRIGRVLLYPNFTVRKGLVVGWHFDDHMLPQPVDAPGHFPSFLMFNVYLQDNDPLHGGGVDIVPASHLHTREERGQMAKEHAHAPEDTVMGKAGDLVVFDYRVVHRGTHPQVPHDVDRLALQWTFSVNDDVTQDYLKYQRDRLTKKLHPSDYTKHQAKNFFADLPNITRELIENSCGRSIFTDRFQYRALSDIAEQG comes from the coding sequence ATGGTATTCGAGGCCCAACATTTCGATGAACTGGCCGAGCGGGGTTACTGCATCATCGAGAACTATCTCGACCCGGAAACGGTGCAAAGCCTGCGGAAGGCGTCGCAGGACATCCTCGTTCCGGAGGTGGGCGACACCATGCCGCCCAGCCTGTTCCTGGGGAATCCGCAACTGCGGGACGCACTCTTCTCGGACACGCTGCGCGAGACGGTCGCCGACCTGAATGACCGGATCGGCCGCGTGCTGCTCTATCCGAACTTCACCGTCCGCAAGGGCCTGGTCGTCGGATGGCACTTCGACGACCATATGCTGCCGCAGCCCGTCGACGCCCCCGGTCACTTCCCGTCGTTCCTGATGTTCAACGTCTATCTCCAGGACAACGATCCCCTGCACGGCGGTGGTGTCGACATCGTGCCGGCGAGCCACCTGCACACCCGGGAAGAGCGCGGGCAGATGGCCAAGGAGCACGCCCACGCCCCCGAGGACACCGTGATGGGCAAGGCGGGCGACCTGGTGGTCTTCGACTACCGCGTGGTGCACCGCGGCACGCATCCCCAGGTACCCCACGACGTCGACCGGCTGGCCCTGCAATGGACCTTCTCCGTCAACGACGACGTCACCCAGGACTATCTGAAATATCAGCGCGACCGGCTCACCAAGAAGCTGCATCCGTCGGACTACACCAAGCACCAGGCGAAGAACTTCTTCGCGGACCTCCCCAACATCACCCGCGAACTGATCGAGAATTCCTGCGGGCGGAGCATCTTCACCGACCGCTTCCAGTACCGCGCATTATCCGATATTGCGGAACAGGGATAA
- a CDS encoding PE-PPE domain-containing protein, whose translation MKQARRGKKAIGAAGATAAMVALTAAAPTVAHAAPVHHYYLEVGGTGSAASAPDCTSTYGFANKHLDGGIPVPVCYPASAGPWLNGHNAPDATAPSFDASVREGYKNLLAAAEDTYHRDPGARFTIVGYSQGAQVADQVLATISEGGTDIPRSQVNGMLYSDPMQPDTGIWARVPKGWSALGFTSTGAGRTKFDGVPVQRFCIRTDLACDATSLQSIPGFLNQHPKYWQDGNVMTQTIGHDGGDGVVWYEPDGRVRTS comes from the coding sequence ATGAAGCAGGCCCGCAGAGGGAAGAAGGCGATCGGAGCCGCCGGTGCGACGGCGGCCATGGTGGCCCTCACCGCCGCCGCGCCCACCGTTGCCCACGCGGCTCCGGTGCACCACTACTACCTGGAGGTCGGCGGCACGGGCTCGGCGGCGTCCGCACCCGACTGCACCAGCACCTACGGATTCGCCAACAAGCACCTCGACGGCGGCATTCCGGTACCGGTCTGCTATCCGGCGAGCGCCGGCCCCTGGCTCAACGGCCACAACGCTCCGGACGCCACCGCACCGAGCTTCGATGCCAGCGTGCGCGAGGGGTACAAGAATCTGCTGGCCGCCGCCGAGGACACCTACCACCGCGATCCGGGCGCCCGTTTCACGATCGTCGGCTACTCCCAGGGCGCGCAGGTGGCCGACCAGGTGCTGGCGACGATATCCGAGGGCGGTACGGACATACCTCGCTCGCAGGTGAACGGCATGCTGTACTCCGACCCCATGCAGCCCGACACCGGCATCTGGGCCCGCGTTCCGAAGGGTTGGAGCGCCCTGGGATTCACGTCCACGGGCGCCGGCCGGACGAAGTTCGACGGCGTTCCGGTGCAGCGCTTCTGCATCCGCACCGACCTGGCGTGCGACGCCACCTCGCTCCAGTCCATTCCCGGGTTCCTCAACCAGCATCCCAAGTACTGGCAGGACGGCAACGTCATGACGCAGACCATCGGCCACGACGGCGGTGACGGAGTCGTCTGGTACGAGCCCGACGGGCGCGTGCGGACCTCGTAA
- a CDS encoding TioE family transcriptional regulator, with protein sequence MGRNLQNGERLRPVDLARGHGLSTQAIRNYEEAGILPAAGRTPHGYRVYTPLHAGALRAFLALVPGHGHQTATSIMRAVNEDAVDDAFRLIDESHAQLLDDRRTLRAVESALGDLGPAPASEPGVKSEPGRGSAPAAASAPGGTFIGPLAGKLGIRPATLRKWERAGLVRPQRDPLTGYRVYDEADVRDAHLAHQLRRGGYLLEQIAPLIAQVRAAGGLEPLEAALCEWRGRLSTRGRAMLTGAAELEAYLRRRG encoded by the coding sequence ATGGGACGAAACCTTCAAAACGGTGAACGGCTCCGGCCGGTTGATCTGGCGCGCGGGCACGGTCTGTCCACGCAGGCGATCAGGAACTACGAGGAGGCCGGCATTCTCCCGGCGGCCGGTCGTACACCCCACGGCTACCGCGTCTACACGCCGCTGCACGCGGGAGCCCTGCGCGCGTTTCTCGCCCTGGTGCCCGGCCACGGGCACCAGACGGCGACGTCGATCATGCGGGCGGTGAACGAGGACGCGGTCGACGATGCCTTCCGCCTCATCGACGAGAGCCATGCCCAGCTCCTCGACGACCGGCGGACCCTCCGGGCCGTGGAGAGCGCCCTGGGCGACCTGGGCCCCGCCCCGGCGTCCGAACCAGGCGTGAAGTCCGAACCCGGCAGGGGGTCCGCGCCGGCCGCGGCGTCCGCGCCCGGCGGCACGTTCATCGGGCCGCTGGCGGGGAAGCTCGGCATCCGGCCCGCGACGTTGCGCAAATGGGAGCGCGCCGGCCTGGTACGCCCACAGCGCGACCCGCTGACCGGGTACCGCGTCTACGACGAGGCCGACGTACGGGACGCCCACCTGGCCCACCAACTCAGGCGGGGCGGCTACCTGCTGGAGCAGATCGCCCCGCTGATCGCCCAAGTACGGGCGGCCGGCGGCCTGGAGCCGCTGGAGGCCGCACTGTGCGAATGGCGCGGCCGGTTGTCGACCCGCGGGCGCGCGATGCTGACCGGGGCCGCGGAGCTGGAGGCGTACCTCCGTAGGCGCGGATGA
- a CDS encoding NAD(P)-dependent oxidoreductase: MSMHSEQSAVTVLGLGPMGRSLAGAFLDAGLRTTVWNRTPGKDRELVERGAVGARSAAEAVAASGLIVVCVVNYDASDAVLRGDAVADALKGRTVVNLTADTPDRARDTADWAAGHGIRYLDGAIMTPTTTIGTSAAVFLHAGPEELYQQHRPVLDALGGTHTHLGEEIGRAAAYDIALLDIFWTAMAGYAHALAVARAEGITARELAPFAQGIGAILPPLFEQTAEDVDGESFSGEGNPLTSAVSSMAHIVHTSEAHGIEAGVMRAAEGMARRVVGLGHGADGFSRIAEVLGRR, translated from the coding sequence ATGTCCATGCACTCCGAACAGTCTGCCGTCACCGTGCTCGGTCTGGGGCCGATGGGGCGGTCCCTGGCCGGCGCCTTCCTCGACGCGGGACTGCGGACCACCGTCTGGAACCGGACCCCGGGCAAGGACCGTGAGCTGGTCGAACGGGGCGCGGTCGGTGCCCGATCGGCGGCGGAGGCGGTCGCCGCGAGCGGGTTGATCGTGGTCTGCGTGGTGAACTACGACGCGTCCGACGCCGTTCTGCGGGGCGACGCGGTCGCCGATGCGCTCAAGGGACGCACGGTCGTGAACCTGACCGCCGATACCCCGGACCGGGCTCGGGACACGGCGGACTGGGCCGCCGGGCACGGGATCCGCTACCTGGACGGTGCCATCATGACGCCGACCACGACCATCGGGACGTCCGCCGCGGTGTTCCTCCACGCCGGCCCGGAGGAGCTCTACCAACAGCACAGGCCGGTGCTGGACGCACTGGGCGGCACCCACACCCACCTCGGCGAGGAGATCGGCCGGGCGGCGGCCTACGACATCGCGCTGCTGGACATCTTCTGGACCGCGATGGCCGGCTATGCGCACGCGCTGGCAGTGGCGCGGGCGGAAGGCATCACCGCGCGGGAGTTGGCGCCGTTCGCCCAGGGCATCGGTGCGATCCTCCCGCCGCTCTTCGAACAGACCGCGGAGGACGTGGACGGCGAGAGCTTCTCCGGAGAGGGCAACCCGCTCACCTCCGCGGTGTCGTCCATGGCCCATATCGTCCACACCTCCGAGGCCCATGGCATCGAGGCCGGTGTGATGCGCGCGGCCGAGGGCATGGCCCGCCGCGTCGTCGGACTGGGCCATGGTGCGGACGGGTTCAGTCGGATCGCCGAGGTTCTCGGCCGTCGCTGA
- a CDS encoding winged helix-turn-helix transcriptional regulator, which yields MTRSRAQDPNVCGVTAAIAVIDGKWKTLLLWLLESGPQRPGELRRQVPGLSEKVLTQALREMETDGLVHREVHEVLPLKTVYSLTDFGRELSEALAPLSDWGHRRLQRLAKDRTAS from the coding sequence ATGACGCGCAGTCGTGCCCAGGACCCGAACGTCTGTGGAGTGACCGCCGCGATCGCCGTGATCGACGGCAAGTGGAAGACTCTTCTGCTCTGGCTACTGGAGTCCGGACCGCAACGCCCTGGTGAGCTGCGTCGACAGGTGCCGGGCCTCAGCGAGAAGGTGCTGACCCAGGCGCTCCGTGAGATGGAGACGGACGGACTGGTGCACCGGGAAGTGCATGAGGTGCTGCCGTTGAAGACCGTGTATTCCCTGACCGACTTCGGCAGAGAACTGTCCGAGGCGCTCGCCCCTCTCTCCGACTGGGGCCACCGCCGCCTCCAGAGACTCGCGAAGGACCGGACGGCCTCCTGA